One genomic region from bacterium encodes:
- a CDS encoding DUF3108 domain-containing protein, with translation MITVLFLISFQLGERLEYTAKYGVLSIGTMVLEVSDTMTCGNQPCYHIVSRLTSSSKLGFIFTLNDTIQVCTTLDSLLPVWYEERLHEGKYHNQEALFFDQQNHSVTYDDTLNLETMENTRDLLSFWYYLRTVPLQEGDTIIVNVHKSKQTSAIECLVLAPEKIKTGLGSFSAIRVAPQTQGKGIFGKKGSMEIWYANDSSRYPVQIKTRFKYGSIIFKLKNVEP, from the coding sequence ATGATCACGGTCCTGTTCCTTATCAGCTTTCAACTCGGGGAACGGCTTGAATACACGGCAAAGTACGGTGTCCTGAGCATTGGCACGATGGTCCTGGAGGTCAGCGACACCATGACCTGCGGCAACCAACCATGCTACCACATCGTCTCCCGGCTCACTTCGTCATCGAAGTTGGGGTTCATCTTTACCCTGAATGACACAATCCAGGTCTGCACGACGCTTGATTCCCTGCTGCCCGTATGGTATGAGGAGAGACTTCATGAAGGCAAGTACCACAACCAGGAGGCTCTGTTTTTCGACCAGCAAAACCACAGTGTGACGTACGACGATACCCTGAACTTAGAGACAATGGAAAATACCCGCGACCTGCTGAGTTTTTGGTACTATCTCAGAACTGTACCCCTGCAAGAAGGGGATACGATCATTGTCAATGTCCATAAATCAAAGCAGACATCGGCCATTGAATGCCTTGTGCTTGCACCGGAAAAGATCAAGACCGGCCTCGGTTCGTTCAGCGCGATCCGTGTAGCGCCCCAGACCCAGGGTAAGGGTATTTTCGGGAAAAAAGGCAGCATGGAGATTTGGTACGCGAATGACAGCTCGCGGTATCCGGTTCAGATAAAAACACGGTTCAAGTATGGCAGTATTATCTTCAAGCTTAAGAATGTCGAGCCATAA